A single region of the Methanolacinia paynteri genome encodes:
- a CDS encoding PEGA domain-containing protein encodes MITASAVSAEEIVGNQVGWLTFHTNVDGATIYINGNAVGTTVNQQYTYTVYLDGSPSSMPSTAYAAKSGYSNSNVIGLSVPSAGNTNDYYLTLNPNTPTTGSIYVQSSPANAMVYIDGTYYGRTPQSITGLSTGSHSVLVQKSGYEDWSTTTSVSGGGTTTVYATLTSVEKYGSISVRSTPSGASVYLDGNYQGTTPMTISGVVKGGHMVELEKSGYYEWSGQVTVYAGQTTSVSQILNQIPNPSTGTISVSSTPGGAYIYLDGAYEGVTPYSGSYIIQNVESGSHTISARLSGYQTSTVQTTVQGGGVATVTMPLTPVSTTTTGTLDITSNPTGANVYINNEYRGIAPLSLTLDTGEYSVKFSLTGYTDSTVSATVNAGATSTVQGSLVPSSSPTQTGVGIFSIIAAGIIGAAAFALIARRQ; translated from the coding sequence GGGGCCACGATCTATATCAACGGAAATGCAGTGGGGACGACGGTCAACCAGCAGTATACCTACACGGTCTACCTTGACGGAAGCCCGTCGAGCATGCCGAGTACTGCGTACGCTGCAAAAAGTGGTTACAGCAACAGCAATGTAATTGGTCTCAGCGTTCCTTCCGCAGGAAATACCAATGATTACTACCTGACCCTGAACCCGAACACACCCACAACAGGATCTATCTATGTCCAGTCTTCGCCCGCAAATGCGATGGTCTACATAGACGGGACATACTACGGCAGAACACCTCAGAGCATTACAGGTCTTTCCACCGGATCCCACTCAGTTCTGGTCCAGAAGAGCGGATATGAAGACTGGTCCACAACAACGTCGGTCAGCGGCGGGGGAACGACTACAGTCTATGCTACCCTGACGTCAGTTGAGAAATACGGATCGATCAGTGTAAGATCGACACCTTCAGGCGCCTCCGTTTATCTTGACGGAAATTACCAGGGAACGACACCTATGACAATCTCCGGTGTTGTAAAGGGCGGTCATATGGTTGAACTGGAGAAATCCGGCTATTACGAATGGAGCGGGCAGGTAACTGTGTATGCCGGCCAGACTACATCGGTCAGCCAGATCCTGAACCAGATACCCAACCCTTCAACCGGAACAATCTCGGTCTCATCGACACCCGGCGGGGCATATATCTACCTTGACGGTGCCTACGAAGGCGTGACCCCGTATTCCGGCAGCTACATAATCCAGAACGTAGAGTCCGGCAGCCACACGATTTCGGCCAGGCTCAGCGGGTACCAGACTTCAACAGTTCAGACCACTGTCCAGGGAGGGGGAGTTGCAACCGTTACGATGCCCCTTACGCCTGTATCGACAACAACAACCGGCACGCTGGATATAACATCCAACCCGACCGGGGCAAACGTTTACATCAACAATGAATACAGGGGAATCGCTCCTCTCTCCCTGACTCTTGATACCGGCGAGTACAGCGTGAAGTTCTCGCTCACCGGGTACACCGACTCCACAGTGAGTGCCACCGTCAACGCCGGCGCAACCTCGACTGTCCAGGGATCGCTTGTTCCGTCATCGTCACCGACCCAGACGGGAGTAGGCATATTCTCGATAATTGCAGCAGGAATAATCGGCGCTGCAGCTTTTGCGCTTATAGCAAGAAGGCAGTGA